A portion of the Eulemur rufifrons isolate Redbay chromosome 30, OSU_ERuf_1, whole genome shotgun sequence genome contains these proteins:
- the L1CAM gene encoding neural cell adhesion molecule L1 isoform X3 — MVVALRYVWPLLLCSPCLLIQIPEEYEGHHVMEPPVITEQSPRRLVVFPTDDISLKCEASGKPEVQFRWTKDGVHFKPKEELGVTVHQSPHSGSFTITGNNSNFAQRFQGIYRCFASNKLGTAMSHEIQLMAEGAPKWPKETVKPVEVEEGESVILPCHPPPSAEPLRIYWMNSKILHIKQDERVTMGQNGNLYFANVLTSDNHSDYICHAHFPGTRTIIQKEPIDLRVKATNSMIDRKPRLLFPTNSSSHLVALQGQPLVLECIAEGFPTPTIQWLRPSGPMPADRVTYQNHNKTLQLLNVGEEDDGEYRCLAENSLGSARHAYYVTVEAAPYWLHQPQSHLYGPGETARLDCQVQGRPQPEVTWRINGIPVEELAKDQKYQIQRGALILSNVQPSDTMVTQCEARNRHGLLLANAYIYVVQLPAKILTSDNQTYMAVEGSTAYLLCKAFGAPVPSVQWLDEEGMTVLQDERFFPYANGTLGIRDLQANDTGRYFCQAANDQNNVTIVANLQVKDATQITQGPRSAIEKKGSRVTFTCQASFDPSLQPSITWRGDGRDLQELGDSDKYFIEDGQLVIRSLDYSDQGNYSCVASTELDVVESRAQLLVVGSPGPVPQLELSDLHLLKQSQVRLSWSPAEDHNAPIEKYDIEFEDKEMAPEKWYSLGKVPGNQTSTTLKLSPYVHYTFRVTAINKYGPGEPSPASETVVTPEAAPEKNPVDVKGEGNETNNMVITWKPLRWMDWNAPQVQYRVQWRPQGTRGIWQEQIVNDPFLVVSNTSTFVPYEIKVQAVNSQGKGPEPQVTIGYSGEDYPQVSPEVEGVQILNSSTVLVRWWPVDLAQVKGHLRGYNVTYWWKGSQRKHSKRHVHKGHVVVPANTTSVILGGLRPYSFYHLEVQAFNGRGLGPASDFPFSTPEGVPGHPEALHLECQSDTSLLLHWQPPLSHNGVLTGYVLSYHPLDEAGKEQLSFDLPDPELRTHNLTNLSPNLRYRFQLQATTKEGPGEAIVREGGTMALSGTPDFGNISAMAGENYSVISWVPKEGQCNFRFHIRFKALGEEKGGAYLAQYVSYNQSSYTQWDLQPDTDYEIHLLRERELLHTMVVKTNGTGRVRLPAAGFATEGWFIGFVSALVLLLLILLIFCFIKRSKGGKYSVKDKEDTQVDSEARPMKDETFGEYRSLESDNEEKAFGSSQPSLNGDIKPLGSDDSLADYGGSVDVQFNEDGSFIGQYSGKKEKEAAGGNDSSGATSPINPAVTLE; from the exons ATGAGGGACACCACG TGATGGAGCCACCTGTCATCACGGAACAGTCTCCACGGCGTCTGGTCGTCTTCCCCACAGATGACATCAGCCTCAAGTGTGAGGCCAGTGGCAAACCCGAAGTGCA GTTCCGCTGGACGAAGGACGGTGTCCACTTCAAACCCAAGGAAGAGCTGGGTGTGACCGTGCACCAGTCACCCCACTCTGGCTCCTTCACCATCACAGGCAACAACAGCAACTTTGCCCAGAGATTCCAGGGCATCTATCGCTGCTTTGCCAGCAATAAGCTGGGCACCGCCATGTCCCACGAGATCCAGCTCATGGCCGAGG GTGCCCCCAAGTGGCCAAAGGAGACAGTGAAACCTGTcgaggtggaggaaggggagtCTGTGATCCTGCCTTGCCACCCGCCACCCAGCGCGGAGCCGCTTCGGATCTACTGGATGAACAGCA AGATCTTGCACATCAAACAGGACGAGCGGGTGACGATGGGCCAGAACGGCAACCTGTACTTCGCCAACGTGCTCACCTCGGACAACCACTCGGACTACATCTGCCACGCCCACTTCCCGGGCACGCGCACCATCATTCAGAAGGAGCCCATCGACCTCCGGGTCAAGGCCA CCAACAGCATGATTGACAGGAAGCCACGCCTGCTCTTCCCCACCAACTCCAGCAGCCACCTGGTGGCCTTGCAGGGCCAGCCTTTAGTCCTGGAGTGCATTGCCGAGGGCTT CCCCACACCCACCATCCAGTGGCTGCGCCCCAGTGGCCCCATGCCGGCCGACCGCGTCACCTACCAGAACCACAACAAGACCCTGCAGCTGCTGAACGTGGGCGAGGAGGATGACGGCGAGTACCGCTGCCTGGCCGAGAATTCGCTGGGCAGTGCCCGGCACGCCTACTACGTCACCGTGGAGG CCGCCCCGTACTGGCTGCACCAGCCCCAGAGCCACCTGTACGGACCAGGAGAGACTGCCCGCCTGGACTGCCAAGTCCAGGGCAGGCCCCAACCAGAGGTCACCTGGAGAATCAACGGGATCCCCGTGGAGG AGCTGGCCAAAGACCAGAAGTACCAGATCCAGCGTGGCGCCCTGATCCTGAGCAACGTGCAGCCCAGCGACACGATGGTGACCCAGTGCGAGGCCCGCAACCGGCATGGGCTCCTGCTGGCTAACGCCTACATCTACGTCGTCC AGCTGCCGGCCAAGATCCTGACTAGCGACAACCAGACATACATGGCCGTCGAGGGCAGCACCGCCTACCTTCTGTGCAAGGCCTTTGGAGCCCCTGTGCCCAGTGTCCAGTG GCTGGACGAGGAGGGGATGACAGTGCTTCAGGACGAGCGCTTCTTCCCCTATGCCAACGGGACCCTCGGCATCCGAGACCTCCAGGCCAATGACACAGGACGCTACTTCTGCCAGGCTGCCAATGACCAAAACAATGTGACCATCGTGGCTAACCTGCAGGTTAAAG ATGCAACTCAGATCACGCAGGGGCCCCGGAGCGCAATCGAGAAGAAAGGCTCGAGGGTGACGTTCACGTGCCAGGCCTCCTTTGACCCCTCCTTGCAGCCCAGCATCACGTGGCGTGGGGATGGTCGAGACCTCCAGGAGCTGGGGGACAGTGACAA GTACTTCATAGAGGACGGGCAGCTGGTCATCCGCAGCCTGGACTACAGCGACCAGGGCAACTACAGCTGCGTGGCCAGCACCGAGCTGGACGTGGTGGAGAGCAGGGCGCAGCTCCTGGTGGTGG GGAGCCCTGGGCCGGTGCCCCAGCTGGAGCTGTCCGACCTCCACCTGCTGAAGCAGAGCCAGGTGCGCCTGTCCTGGAGCCCCGCTGAAGACCACAATGCCCCCATCGAGA AGTATGACATTGAATTTGAGGACAAGGAAATGGCACCTGAGAAATGGTACAGTCTGGGCAAGGTGCCAGGGAACCAGACCTCTACCACCCTCAAGCTGTCGCCCTATGTCCACTACACCTTTAGGGTTACTGCCATCAACAAATACGGCCCCGGGGAGCCCAGCCCGGCCTCCGAGACTGTGGTCACGCCTGAGGCAG CCCCAGAGAAGAACCCTGTGGACGTGAAGGGGGAAGGGAATGAGACCAACAATATGGTCATCACGTGGAAG CCGCTCCGGTGGATGGACTGGAATGCCCCCCAGGTTCAGTACCGTGTGCAGTGGCGCCCTCAGGGGACACGGGGGATCTGGCAGGAACAGATAGTGAATGACCCGTTCCTGGTGGTGTCCAACACGTCCACCTTTGTGCCCTATGAAATCAAAGTCCAGGCCGTCAACAGCCAGGGCAAAGGCCCCGAGCCCCAGGTCACCATCGGCTACTCCGGGGAGGACT ACCCACAGGTGAGCCCCGAGGTGGAAGGCGTCCAGATCCTCAACTCGAGCACCGTGCTGGTCAGGTGGTGGCCTGTGGACCTGGCCCAGGTCAAGGGCCACCTCCGGGGATACAAT GTGACGTACTGGTGGAAGGGCAGTCAGAGGAAGCACAGCAAGAGGCACGTCCACAAGGGCCACGTGGTGGTGCCTGCCAACACCACCAGCGTCATCCTTGGGGGCCTGCGGCCTTACAGCTTCTACCACCTGGAGGTGCAGGCCTTCAATGGGCGAGGGCTGGGGCCTGCCAGTGACTTCCCGTTCAGCACCCCAGAGGGAG TGCCCGGCCACCCTGAGGCGTTGCACCTGGAGTGCCAGTCGGACACCAGCCTGCTGCTACACTGGCAGCCCCCTCTCAGCCACAACGGCGTGCTCACTGGCTACGTGCTCTCCTACCACCCCC TGGATGAGGCGGGCAAGGAGCAGCTGTCCTTCGACCTTCCGGACCCTGAGCTTCGAACACACAACCTGACCAACCTCAGCCCCAACCTGCGGTACCGCTTCCAGCTTCAGGCCACCACAAAGGAGGGCCCTGGCGAGGCCATTGTGCGGGAAGGAGGCACCATGGCCTTGTCTG GGACCCCGGATTTCGGCAACATCTCGGCCATGGCGGGTGAAAACTACAGCGTCATCTCCTGGGTTCCCAAGGAGGGCCAGTGCAACTTCCGGTTCCACATCCGGTTCAAAGCCTTGGGAG AAGAGAAGGGGGGCGCCTACCTGGCGCAGTACGTCAGCTACAACCAGAGCTCCTACACGCAGTGGGACCTGCAGCCGGACACCGACTACGAGATCCACCTGCTGAGGGAGCGGGAGCTGCTGCACACGATGGTCGTGAAGACCAACGGGACCG GCCGCGTGCGCCTCCCTGCCGCCGGCTTCGCCACCGAGGGCTGGTTCATCGGCTTCGTCAGCGCCTTGGTCCTGCTGCTGCTCATCCTGCTCATCTTCTGCTTCATCAAGCGCAGCAAGGGGGGCAAGTACTCAG tGAAGGACAAGGAGGACACCCAGGTGGACTCCGAGGCCCGACCCATGAAAGACGAGACGTTTGGCGAGTACAG GTCCCTGGAGAG TGACAACGAGGAGAAGGCCTTTGGCAGCAGCCAGCCATCACTCAACGGAGACATCAAGCCCCTGGGCAGTGACGACAGCCTGGCTGATTATGGGGGCAGCGTGGATGTGCAGTTCAACGAGGACGGTTCCTTCATTGGCCAGTACAGCggcaagaaggagaaggaggcGGCAGGGGGCAACGATAGCTCAGGGGCCACCTCCCCCATCAACCCTGCTGTGACCCTAGAATAG
- the L1CAM gene encoding neural cell adhesion molecule L1 isoform X2: MVVALRYVWPLLLCSPCLLIQIPEEYEGHHVMEPPVITEQSPRRLVVFPTDDISLKCEASGKPEVQFRWTKDGVHFKPKEELGVTVHQSPHSGSFTITGNNSNFAQRFQGIYRCFASNKLGTAMSHEIQLMAEGAPKWPKETVKPVEVEEGESVILPCHPPPSAEPLRIYWMNSKILHIKQDERVTMGQNGNLYFANVLTSDNHSDYICHAHFPGTRTIIQKEPIDLRVKATNSMIDRKPRLLFPTNSSSHLVALQGQPLVLECIAEGFPTPTIQWLRPSGPMPADRVTYQNHNKTLQLLNVGEEDDGEYRCLAENSLGSARHAYYVTVEAAPYWLHQPQSHLYGPGETARLDCQVQGRPQPEVTWRINGIPVEELAKDQKYQIQRGALILSNVQPSDTMVTQCEARNRHGLLLANAYIYVVQLPAKILTSDNQTYMAVEGSTAYLLCKAFGAPVPSVQWLDEEGMTVLQDERFFPYANGTLGIRDLQANDTGRYFCQAANDQNNVTIVANLQVKDATQITQGPRSAIEKKGSRVTFTCQASFDPSLQPSITWRGDGRDLQELGDSDKYFIEDGQLVIRSLDYSDQGNYSCVASTELDVVESRAQLLVVGSPGPVPQLELSDLHLLKQSQVRLSWSPAEDHNAPIEKYDIEFEDKEMAPEKWYSLGKVPGNQTSTTLKLSPYVHYTFRVTAINKYGPGEPSPASETVVTPEAAPEKNPVDVKGEGNETNNMVITWKPLRWMDWNAPQVQYRVQWRPQGTRGIWQEQIVNDPFLVVSNTSTFVPYEIKVQAVNSQGKGPEPQVTIGYSGEDYPQVSPEVEGVQILNSSTVLVRWWPVDLAQVKGHLRGYNVTYWWKGSQRKHSKRHVHKGHVVVPANTTSVILGGLRPYSFYHLEVQAFNGRGLGPASDFPFSTPEGVPGHPEALHLECQSDTSLLLHWQPPLSHNGVLTGYVLSYHPLDEAGKEQLSFDLPDPELRTHNLTNLSPNLRYRFQLQATTKEGPGEAIVREGGTMALSGTPDFGNISAMAGENYSVISWVPKEGQCNFRFHIRFKALGEEKGGAYLAQYVSYNQSSYTQWDLQPDTDYEIHLLRERELLHTMVVKTNGTGRVRLPAAGFATEGWFIGFVSALVLLLLILLIFCFIKRSKGGKYSVKDKEDTQVDSEARPMKDETFGEYSDNEEKAFGSSQPSLNGDIKPLGSDDSLADYGGSVDVQFNEDGSFIGQYSGKKEKEAAGGNDSSGATSPINPAVTLE, encoded by the exons ATGAGGGACACCACG TGATGGAGCCACCTGTCATCACGGAACAGTCTCCACGGCGTCTGGTCGTCTTCCCCACAGATGACATCAGCCTCAAGTGTGAGGCCAGTGGCAAACCCGAAGTGCA GTTCCGCTGGACGAAGGACGGTGTCCACTTCAAACCCAAGGAAGAGCTGGGTGTGACCGTGCACCAGTCACCCCACTCTGGCTCCTTCACCATCACAGGCAACAACAGCAACTTTGCCCAGAGATTCCAGGGCATCTATCGCTGCTTTGCCAGCAATAAGCTGGGCACCGCCATGTCCCACGAGATCCAGCTCATGGCCGAGG GTGCCCCCAAGTGGCCAAAGGAGACAGTGAAACCTGTcgaggtggaggaaggggagtCTGTGATCCTGCCTTGCCACCCGCCACCCAGCGCGGAGCCGCTTCGGATCTACTGGATGAACAGCA AGATCTTGCACATCAAACAGGACGAGCGGGTGACGATGGGCCAGAACGGCAACCTGTACTTCGCCAACGTGCTCACCTCGGACAACCACTCGGACTACATCTGCCACGCCCACTTCCCGGGCACGCGCACCATCATTCAGAAGGAGCCCATCGACCTCCGGGTCAAGGCCA CCAACAGCATGATTGACAGGAAGCCACGCCTGCTCTTCCCCACCAACTCCAGCAGCCACCTGGTGGCCTTGCAGGGCCAGCCTTTAGTCCTGGAGTGCATTGCCGAGGGCTT CCCCACACCCACCATCCAGTGGCTGCGCCCCAGTGGCCCCATGCCGGCCGACCGCGTCACCTACCAGAACCACAACAAGACCCTGCAGCTGCTGAACGTGGGCGAGGAGGATGACGGCGAGTACCGCTGCCTGGCCGAGAATTCGCTGGGCAGTGCCCGGCACGCCTACTACGTCACCGTGGAGG CCGCCCCGTACTGGCTGCACCAGCCCCAGAGCCACCTGTACGGACCAGGAGAGACTGCCCGCCTGGACTGCCAAGTCCAGGGCAGGCCCCAACCAGAGGTCACCTGGAGAATCAACGGGATCCCCGTGGAGG AGCTGGCCAAAGACCAGAAGTACCAGATCCAGCGTGGCGCCCTGATCCTGAGCAACGTGCAGCCCAGCGACACGATGGTGACCCAGTGCGAGGCCCGCAACCGGCATGGGCTCCTGCTGGCTAACGCCTACATCTACGTCGTCC AGCTGCCGGCCAAGATCCTGACTAGCGACAACCAGACATACATGGCCGTCGAGGGCAGCACCGCCTACCTTCTGTGCAAGGCCTTTGGAGCCCCTGTGCCCAGTGTCCAGTG GCTGGACGAGGAGGGGATGACAGTGCTTCAGGACGAGCGCTTCTTCCCCTATGCCAACGGGACCCTCGGCATCCGAGACCTCCAGGCCAATGACACAGGACGCTACTTCTGCCAGGCTGCCAATGACCAAAACAATGTGACCATCGTGGCTAACCTGCAGGTTAAAG ATGCAACTCAGATCACGCAGGGGCCCCGGAGCGCAATCGAGAAGAAAGGCTCGAGGGTGACGTTCACGTGCCAGGCCTCCTTTGACCCCTCCTTGCAGCCCAGCATCACGTGGCGTGGGGATGGTCGAGACCTCCAGGAGCTGGGGGACAGTGACAA GTACTTCATAGAGGACGGGCAGCTGGTCATCCGCAGCCTGGACTACAGCGACCAGGGCAACTACAGCTGCGTGGCCAGCACCGAGCTGGACGTGGTGGAGAGCAGGGCGCAGCTCCTGGTGGTGG GGAGCCCTGGGCCGGTGCCCCAGCTGGAGCTGTCCGACCTCCACCTGCTGAAGCAGAGCCAGGTGCGCCTGTCCTGGAGCCCCGCTGAAGACCACAATGCCCCCATCGAGA AGTATGACATTGAATTTGAGGACAAGGAAATGGCACCTGAGAAATGGTACAGTCTGGGCAAGGTGCCAGGGAACCAGACCTCTACCACCCTCAAGCTGTCGCCCTATGTCCACTACACCTTTAGGGTTACTGCCATCAACAAATACGGCCCCGGGGAGCCCAGCCCGGCCTCCGAGACTGTGGTCACGCCTGAGGCAG CCCCAGAGAAGAACCCTGTGGACGTGAAGGGGGAAGGGAATGAGACCAACAATATGGTCATCACGTGGAAG CCGCTCCGGTGGATGGACTGGAATGCCCCCCAGGTTCAGTACCGTGTGCAGTGGCGCCCTCAGGGGACACGGGGGATCTGGCAGGAACAGATAGTGAATGACCCGTTCCTGGTGGTGTCCAACACGTCCACCTTTGTGCCCTATGAAATCAAAGTCCAGGCCGTCAACAGCCAGGGCAAAGGCCCCGAGCCCCAGGTCACCATCGGCTACTCCGGGGAGGACT ACCCACAGGTGAGCCCCGAGGTGGAAGGCGTCCAGATCCTCAACTCGAGCACCGTGCTGGTCAGGTGGTGGCCTGTGGACCTGGCCCAGGTCAAGGGCCACCTCCGGGGATACAAT GTGACGTACTGGTGGAAGGGCAGTCAGAGGAAGCACAGCAAGAGGCACGTCCACAAGGGCCACGTGGTGGTGCCTGCCAACACCACCAGCGTCATCCTTGGGGGCCTGCGGCCTTACAGCTTCTACCACCTGGAGGTGCAGGCCTTCAATGGGCGAGGGCTGGGGCCTGCCAGTGACTTCCCGTTCAGCACCCCAGAGGGAG TGCCCGGCCACCCTGAGGCGTTGCACCTGGAGTGCCAGTCGGACACCAGCCTGCTGCTACACTGGCAGCCCCCTCTCAGCCACAACGGCGTGCTCACTGGCTACGTGCTCTCCTACCACCCCC TGGATGAGGCGGGCAAGGAGCAGCTGTCCTTCGACCTTCCGGACCCTGAGCTTCGAACACACAACCTGACCAACCTCAGCCCCAACCTGCGGTACCGCTTCCAGCTTCAGGCCACCACAAAGGAGGGCCCTGGCGAGGCCATTGTGCGGGAAGGAGGCACCATGGCCTTGTCTG GGACCCCGGATTTCGGCAACATCTCGGCCATGGCGGGTGAAAACTACAGCGTCATCTCCTGGGTTCCCAAGGAGGGCCAGTGCAACTTCCGGTTCCACATCCGGTTCAAAGCCTTGGGAG AAGAGAAGGGGGGCGCCTACCTGGCGCAGTACGTCAGCTACAACCAGAGCTCCTACACGCAGTGGGACCTGCAGCCGGACACCGACTACGAGATCCACCTGCTGAGGGAGCGGGAGCTGCTGCACACGATGGTCGTGAAGACCAACGGGACCG GCCGCGTGCGCCTCCCTGCCGCCGGCTTCGCCACCGAGGGCTGGTTCATCGGCTTCGTCAGCGCCTTGGTCCTGCTGCTGCTCATCCTGCTCATCTTCTGCTTCATCAAGCGCAGCAAGGGGGGCAAGTACTCAG tGAAGGACAAGGAGGACACCCAGGTGGACTCCGAGGCCCGACCCATGAAAGACGAGACGTTTGGCGAGTACAG TGACAACGAGGAGAAGGCCTTTGGCAGCAGCCAGCCATCACTCAACGGAGACATCAAGCCCCTGGGCAGTGACGACAGCCTGGCTGATTATGGGGGCAGCGTGGATGTGCAGTTCAACGAGGACGGTTCCTTCATTGGCCAGTACAGCggcaagaaggagaaggaggcGGCAGGGGGCAACGATAGCTCAGGGGCCACCTCCCCCATCAACCCTGCTGTGACCCTAGAATAG
- the L1CAM gene encoding neural cell adhesion molecule L1 isoform X1, producing the protein MVVALRYVWPLLLCSPCLLIQIPEELMEPPVITEQSPRRLVVFPTDDISLKCEASGKPEVQFRWTKDGVHFKPKEELGVTVHQSPHSGSFTITGNNSNFAQRFQGIYRCFASNKLGTAMSHEIQLMAEGAPKWPKETVKPVEVEEGESVILPCHPPPSAEPLRIYWMNSKILHIKQDERVTMGQNGNLYFANVLTSDNHSDYICHAHFPGTRTIIQKEPIDLRVKATNSMIDRKPRLLFPTNSSSHLVALQGQPLVLECIAEGFPTPTIQWLRPSGPMPADRVTYQNHNKTLQLLNVGEEDDGEYRCLAENSLGSARHAYYVTVEAAPYWLHQPQSHLYGPGETARLDCQVQGRPQPEVTWRINGIPVEELAKDQKYQIQRGALILSNVQPSDTMVTQCEARNRHGLLLANAYIYVVQLPAKILTSDNQTYMAVEGSTAYLLCKAFGAPVPSVQWLDEEGMTVLQDERFFPYANGTLGIRDLQANDTGRYFCQAANDQNNVTIVANLQVKDATQITQGPRSAIEKKGSRVTFTCQASFDPSLQPSITWRGDGRDLQELGDSDKYFIEDGQLVIRSLDYSDQGNYSCVASTELDVVESRAQLLVVGSPGPVPQLELSDLHLLKQSQVRLSWSPAEDHNAPIEKYDIEFEDKEMAPEKWYSLGKVPGNQTSTTLKLSPYVHYTFRVTAINKYGPGEPSPASETVVTPEAAPEKNPVDVKGEGNETNNMVITWKPLRWMDWNAPQVQYRVQWRPQGTRGIWQEQIVNDPFLVVSNTSTFVPYEIKVQAVNSQGKGPEPQVTIGYSGEDYPQVSPEVEGVQILNSSTVLVRWWPVDLAQVKGHLRGYNVTYWWKGSQRKHSKRHVHKGHVVVPANTTSVILGGLRPYSFYHLEVQAFNGRGLGPASDFPFSTPEGVPGHPEALHLECQSDTSLLLHWQPPLSHNGVLTGYVLSYHPLDEAGKEQLSFDLPDPELRTHNLTNLSPNLRYRFQLQATTKEGPGEAIVREGGTMALSGTPDFGNISAMAGENYSVISWVPKEGQCNFRFHIRFKALGEEKGGAYLAQYVSYNQSSYTQWDLQPDTDYEIHLLRERELLHTMVVKTNGTGRVRLPAAGFATEGWFIGFVSALVLLLLILLIFCFIKRSKGGKYSVKDKEDTQVDSEARPMKDETFGEYSDNEEKAFGSSQPSLNGDIKPLGSDDSLADYGGSVDVQFNEDGSFIGQYSGKKEKEAAGGNDSSGATSPINPAVTLE; encoded by the exons TGATGGAGCCACCTGTCATCACGGAACAGTCTCCACGGCGTCTGGTCGTCTTCCCCACAGATGACATCAGCCTCAAGTGTGAGGCCAGTGGCAAACCCGAAGTGCA GTTCCGCTGGACGAAGGACGGTGTCCACTTCAAACCCAAGGAAGAGCTGGGTGTGACCGTGCACCAGTCACCCCACTCTGGCTCCTTCACCATCACAGGCAACAACAGCAACTTTGCCCAGAGATTCCAGGGCATCTATCGCTGCTTTGCCAGCAATAAGCTGGGCACCGCCATGTCCCACGAGATCCAGCTCATGGCCGAGG GTGCCCCCAAGTGGCCAAAGGAGACAGTGAAACCTGTcgaggtggaggaaggggagtCTGTGATCCTGCCTTGCCACCCGCCACCCAGCGCGGAGCCGCTTCGGATCTACTGGATGAACAGCA AGATCTTGCACATCAAACAGGACGAGCGGGTGACGATGGGCCAGAACGGCAACCTGTACTTCGCCAACGTGCTCACCTCGGACAACCACTCGGACTACATCTGCCACGCCCACTTCCCGGGCACGCGCACCATCATTCAGAAGGAGCCCATCGACCTCCGGGTCAAGGCCA CCAACAGCATGATTGACAGGAAGCCACGCCTGCTCTTCCCCACCAACTCCAGCAGCCACCTGGTGGCCTTGCAGGGCCAGCCTTTAGTCCTGGAGTGCATTGCCGAGGGCTT CCCCACACCCACCATCCAGTGGCTGCGCCCCAGTGGCCCCATGCCGGCCGACCGCGTCACCTACCAGAACCACAACAAGACCCTGCAGCTGCTGAACGTGGGCGAGGAGGATGACGGCGAGTACCGCTGCCTGGCCGAGAATTCGCTGGGCAGTGCCCGGCACGCCTACTACGTCACCGTGGAGG CCGCCCCGTACTGGCTGCACCAGCCCCAGAGCCACCTGTACGGACCAGGAGAGACTGCCCGCCTGGACTGCCAAGTCCAGGGCAGGCCCCAACCAGAGGTCACCTGGAGAATCAACGGGATCCCCGTGGAGG AGCTGGCCAAAGACCAGAAGTACCAGATCCAGCGTGGCGCCCTGATCCTGAGCAACGTGCAGCCCAGCGACACGATGGTGACCCAGTGCGAGGCCCGCAACCGGCATGGGCTCCTGCTGGCTAACGCCTACATCTACGTCGTCC AGCTGCCGGCCAAGATCCTGACTAGCGACAACCAGACATACATGGCCGTCGAGGGCAGCACCGCCTACCTTCTGTGCAAGGCCTTTGGAGCCCCTGTGCCCAGTGTCCAGTG GCTGGACGAGGAGGGGATGACAGTGCTTCAGGACGAGCGCTTCTTCCCCTATGCCAACGGGACCCTCGGCATCCGAGACCTCCAGGCCAATGACACAGGACGCTACTTCTGCCAGGCTGCCAATGACCAAAACAATGTGACCATCGTGGCTAACCTGCAGGTTAAAG ATGCAACTCAGATCACGCAGGGGCCCCGGAGCGCAATCGAGAAGAAAGGCTCGAGGGTGACGTTCACGTGCCAGGCCTCCTTTGACCCCTCCTTGCAGCCCAGCATCACGTGGCGTGGGGATGGTCGAGACCTCCAGGAGCTGGGGGACAGTGACAA GTACTTCATAGAGGACGGGCAGCTGGTCATCCGCAGCCTGGACTACAGCGACCAGGGCAACTACAGCTGCGTGGCCAGCACCGAGCTGGACGTGGTGGAGAGCAGGGCGCAGCTCCTGGTGGTGG GGAGCCCTGGGCCGGTGCCCCAGCTGGAGCTGTCCGACCTCCACCTGCTGAAGCAGAGCCAGGTGCGCCTGTCCTGGAGCCCCGCTGAAGACCACAATGCCCCCATCGAGA AGTATGACATTGAATTTGAGGACAAGGAAATGGCACCTGAGAAATGGTACAGTCTGGGCAAGGTGCCAGGGAACCAGACCTCTACCACCCTCAAGCTGTCGCCCTATGTCCACTACACCTTTAGGGTTACTGCCATCAACAAATACGGCCCCGGGGAGCCCAGCCCGGCCTCCGAGACTGTGGTCACGCCTGAGGCAG CCCCAGAGAAGAACCCTGTGGACGTGAAGGGGGAAGGGAATGAGACCAACAATATGGTCATCACGTGGAAG CCGCTCCGGTGGATGGACTGGAATGCCCCCCAGGTTCAGTACCGTGTGCAGTGGCGCCCTCAGGGGACACGGGGGATCTGGCAGGAACAGATAGTGAATGACCCGTTCCTGGTGGTGTCCAACACGTCCACCTTTGTGCCCTATGAAATCAAAGTCCAGGCCGTCAACAGCCAGGGCAAAGGCCCCGAGCCCCAGGTCACCATCGGCTACTCCGGGGAGGACT ACCCACAGGTGAGCCCCGAGGTGGAAGGCGTCCAGATCCTCAACTCGAGCACCGTGCTGGTCAGGTGGTGGCCTGTGGACCTGGCCCAGGTCAAGGGCCACCTCCGGGGATACAAT GTGACGTACTGGTGGAAGGGCAGTCAGAGGAAGCACAGCAAGAGGCACGTCCACAAGGGCCACGTGGTGGTGCCTGCCAACACCACCAGCGTCATCCTTGGGGGCCTGCGGCCTTACAGCTTCTACCACCTGGAGGTGCAGGCCTTCAATGGGCGAGGGCTGGGGCCTGCCAGTGACTTCCCGTTCAGCACCCCAGAGGGAG TGCCCGGCCACCCTGAGGCGTTGCACCTGGAGTGCCAGTCGGACACCAGCCTGCTGCTACACTGGCAGCCCCCTCTCAGCCACAACGGCGTGCTCACTGGCTACGTGCTCTCCTACCACCCCC TGGATGAGGCGGGCAAGGAGCAGCTGTCCTTCGACCTTCCGGACCCTGAGCTTCGAACACACAACCTGACCAACCTCAGCCCCAACCTGCGGTACCGCTTCCAGCTTCAGGCCACCACAAAGGAGGGCCCTGGCGAGGCCATTGTGCGGGAAGGAGGCACCATGGCCTTGTCTG GGACCCCGGATTTCGGCAACATCTCGGCCATGGCGGGTGAAAACTACAGCGTCATCTCCTGGGTTCCCAAGGAGGGCCAGTGCAACTTCCGGTTCCACATCCGGTTCAAAGCCTTGGGAG AAGAGAAGGGGGGCGCCTACCTGGCGCAGTACGTCAGCTACAACCAGAGCTCCTACACGCAGTGGGACCTGCAGCCGGACACCGACTACGAGATCCACCTGCTGAGGGAGCGGGAGCTGCTGCACACGATGGTCGTGAAGACCAACGGGACCG GCCGCGTGCGCCTCCCTGCCGCCGGCTTCGCCACCGAGGGCTGGTTCATCGGCTTCGTCAGCGCCTTGGTCCTGCTGCTGCTCATCCTGCTCATCTTCTGCTTCATCAAGCGCAGCAAGGGGGGCAAGTACTCAG tGAAGGACAAGGAGGACACCCAGGTGGACTCCGAGGCCCGACCCATGAAAGACGAGACGTTTGGCGAGTACAG TGACAACGAGGAGAAGGCCTTTGGCAGCAGCCAGCCATCACTCAACGGAGACATCAAGCCCCTGGGCAGTGACGACAGCCTGGCTGATTATGGGGGCAGCGTGGATGTGCAGTTCAACGAGGACGGTTCCTTCATTGGCCAGTACAGCggcaagaaggagaaggaggcGGCAGGGGGCAACGATAGCTCAGGGGCCACCTCCCCCATCAACCCTGCTGTGACCCTAGAATAG